The following nucleotide sequence is from Triticum dicoccoides isolate Atlit2015 ecotype Zavitan chromosome 7B, WEW_v2.0, whole genome shotgun sequence.
atgttacaaggtgtgagattgagctcggctcagtcaccgaccacggcaaaagataaagaagagatgagtctcatcccctatgcttcagccataggatctattatgtatgccatgctgtgtaccagacctgatgtaaaccttgccgtgagtttggtagcaagataccagagtaatcccggcaaggaacactggacagcagtcaagaatatcctgaagtacctgaaaaggacaaaggacatttttctcgtttatggaggtgatgaagagctcgtcgtaaagggttacgtcgatgctagcttcgacacagatctggatgactctaagtcacaaaccggatacgtgtatatgttgaatggtggagcagtaagctggtgcagctgcaagcagagcgtcgtggcgggatctacatgtgaggcggagtacatggcagcctcgaaggcagcgcatgaagctatttgggtgaaggagttcatcaccgacctaggagtcatacccaatgcgtcggggccgatcaaacttttctgtgacaatactggagctattgcccttgcgaaggagcccagatttcacaagaagaccaggcacatcaagcgtcgtttcaactccatccgtgaaaatgttcaagatggagacatagaaatttgcaatgtacatacggatctgaatgtcgcagatccgttgagtaaacctctctcgtgagcaaaacatgatcagcaccagaactctatgggtgttcgattcatcacaatgtaactagattattgactctagtgcaagtgggagactgttggaaatatgccctagaggcaataataaaaggattattattatatttctttgttcatgatagttgtcttttattcatgctataactgtattatccggaaatcgtaatacacgtgtgaatacatagaccacaatatgtccctagtgagcctctagttgactagctcgttgtgatcaacagatagtcatggtttcctggctatggacattggatgtcgttgataacgggatcacatcattaggagaatgatgtgatggacaagacccaatcctaagcatagcacaaaggtcggttagttcgtttgctagagcttttccaatgtcgagtatctcttccttcgaccatgagatcgtgtaactcccggataccgtaggagtgctttgggtgtaccaaacgtcacaacgtaactgggtgattataaaggtgcattacaggtatctccgaaagtgtctgttgggttgacactccgtgttacggagaggtatcactaggcccactcggtagtgcatcatcataatgagctcaaggtgaccaagtgtctggtcacgggatcatgcattacggtacgagtaaagtgacttgccggtaacgagactgaacaaggtattgggataccgacgatcgggtctcgggcaagtaacgtaccgattgacaaagggaattgcatacggggtttgatcgaatcctcgacatcgtggttcatccgatgacatcatcgaggagcatgtgggagccaacatgggtatccagatcccgctgttggttattgaccggagagtctcggtcatgtctgcatgtctcccgaacccgtagggtctacacacttaaggttcggtgacgctagggttatcaggaagacaagtatgtgattaccgaatgttgttcggagtcccggatgagatcccggacgtcatgaggagttccggaatggtccggaggtaaagttttatatatgagaagttgttaaacgggcaccggaaagtttcggggtcataccggtattgtaccgggaccaccggaaaggttccgggggtccacccggagggaccacccctcccggggggccacttgggctgcatagggatagcagccagcccctggtgggcttggcgcccccccctttgggcccatgcgcctagggttgggggggaaaccctaaagggggcgcaccccccttgcttggggggcaagccccccaccctttggccgccgcccccctctagggtttcccctagagggccgcccccccttgccctctcctcctatatatagaggggtgaggggagggctgcaacaacacaactcaaggcgcagcccctcccctccccaacacctctcctcctccgtacgtgctcggcgaagctctgtcggaatactgctgcaccaactgcaccacgccgtcgtgctgcccttggagctgccttcctcaacctctccttcctccttgctggatcaagacggaggagacgtcgaccgtcccgtacgtgtgttgaacgcggaggtgctgtccgttcagcacttggtcatcggtgatccgaatcacgacgagtacgactccatcatcaccatccccttgaacgcttccgcactcgatctacaagtggtatttagatgcaaactcttccccttgactcgttgcttagatgaactcatagatggatcttggtgaaaccgtaggaaaaattttaattttctgcaacgttccccaacaagatcgtcatcatctatctcaagtggacaatgtgcaaggcaaaggtttgtcctttataggttttctattttaccggtctcatggtggtagttgggagaccgggttataggatcgattgccgtactatcaaggggggctctcaagtgagtagcttgatagtatcattcgtagagagctcaaaccattgtatgcttgcatcatctttattgattCTTGTTTGGTTTCTCTCCTCTTGAGATTTGGCGCTTTTGGTCATCTTCTTGACaacctcgagttcatcaaaaacggagttcacatgcatcttatatgatgtttttggtgttggaggttatgtcggttcttctctgttggaggtttcactcctctatatcttaggcatacctcccctgcctcttcttactatatccaGCCACTGTTTGGATGCTACTCGTCatcatctatccaacaagcttgagttttctcaattcggagctcatttgcaggagTTGTGGCAGTTCAGGCTTTATTGCATCCTCTGTTTTCTCTGTCGTGTTCCTAAAAgcctcaagcggtagtactgctctctcgagcggtagtaccgcggccctgtgccgcggtagtaccgctacttCTAGGGATGCGATTTTTTGTGTCGGGTTTCATAGTAGTAGAGTGGTAGTAGTGAGTGGTAGTACCTCTTATAAGAGACAGTAcctctccgagcggtagtacctcttataaACGGTACTACCTCTCTGGGCGGTACTACCTCTCCCCCGAGCAGTACTACCTCTCTGGCAGAACTACAGCTCATGTTTTTTTGTctcgttgggctgttttgaccgtgctaagcggtagtaccgctcctccgagcggtagtaccgcttgtgcacgacctaaGTGCGTAACGGTTGGATTCAGGAGTGCCTATAAAAGGGGGTATTCTTCCCCATTGACCTTATctctttagctcgtgttcttcccccattgttgaccttcttcgagcttgctatctctcaattcctccatggattcttgctagtttgggggggggggagaggagatctagatccacatttccaccaatcactttctcctctatgtgaggggaatcccttggatctagatcttggatttCTTCATGGTCTCTTAttcattcttcctctcattttcctccctagcattagttgctttggcgggatttgggagagaaggacttgggcactccgtgtgcccttgccattgcatttgatgcatcgtttgagttctccatggtgatatatGGAAgtcacaagttgagaagcttattactcttgggtgcttggtgcccttgagcttgttcctctaggATGCCttcgtgccctagacggttggtggtgttcggagctcaatcattgtggcgcaaagctccgggcaagcgtcggggtctccaattaggttgtggagatcaccccaaGCACTTTGATgggtttcggtgaccgcccccaagggttgccaaagtgtacgggttaggtgaccgcccccaagggttgccatttgtacgggttcggtgaccgccctcaagggtcccttagtggaatcacggcatcttacaTTGTgctagggcatgaggagattaccgtggccctagtggcttattagggagcattgtgcctccacgccgctccaaacggagattagcatccgcaacggTGTGAACTTATGGATTCATCATCGTCTctgcatgcctcggttatctcttacccgagctagctctttacttatgcactttatttTGTGATAGTCatgttgtttcttgtcatatatcttgctatcacttagtagtttatcttgcttagcataatttgttggtgcacataggtgagcatagttgttgtaggttttgtgcttgacaaattaaccgctaggtttattccgcatttgttcaagtctaaaccgtaattattttaaagcacatATTCACCCCTTCCCCTCTAAGCGACATCAACGATCTTTCACTCATAATAGAGAAACCCTGTGTGGttctcttcttctccctctaaTTCTCTGGCGATGATTAGGTTTGGATGGCGAAGCACAGCCGAAACGTGAAGCCCGAACACTGGCAAACTGTAGAGATGTCATGCTTTCAGTTTTCGGTTCGATGGACCGTTCGTGAATGGTTTGAGGGACTTCAATTATGGTCtacaccaactcttcttccgctacaaCTCAAAGTTGGTAATGAGCTGATCTAAATCGCGAATTCATCGTCATAGTGTTCCTGGTTTGATCGTAGGACAATTTTTtggttttctactacgtttcccaacacaacACTCATATACTTCCACATCAACATTGAAGATTGCTACAATAATTCCTTGCACATGAGGATTATCAAGTCCTCATTCTAGCGCTGTCGTTTGTCATCGGCGGAGGGCTTATGGAGCTTCAGCTAGAGCTAGATCTTGGGCACTTGTTTTTGTCTTTGTTCTATCTAGGTAGGATGGCAATGGATGGGGTTCAAAACTGGTTAAACAATATCAAATTCATACCCAAATCCATGAAGGCATTCTTTTGCCACCCACGAAAAACTCACAGGAAGAAATCGTGCCTATGTCTAAACCtgatggatatccattgggtccccTTAACACATATATGTCATACCTCGGGAAATAACAAAAACACATGGCATTTCTAAGATTAGCACTACAAACAATATCAAAAATCAACACAAGTACACAACACGTCAATTCTCAATCTAAGTTCCTCACAACATGACATAGTACAACACAAAAAATTAGACTCTAAAAAATGTAGCATAACTTGAGAAGACGATGAAGTAGGTTACTCGAGGGTGGTTTTTCTTTGCTTTTCTGATTAAAAATATGATTGGAAAAGGATAATGGGTAGGGATCAAAGAATATTACCCCCACAAATTAGACTACCGGGTTGGTTCAGGCATAACCACAAGTGTAGAATTATGCTCATGCCCTACCCACAACTAATCAGGTCGggttccaacgctatccatgggcgTAAAAACATATCCAAGCCTACTCATTCAGGTCTAGTACCCGCGGTTATCCATGCCCATAGGTAAAATTGTCAATATTATACCTAGGTGATGGGCGCCACACTGTGGAGTGGGTGATGTCACATTGTGTTTTTTCTCCCGTTCCTTCTCTGTCCGATGAAGCTCAGCCAGATCGTGATTGCCGGCGTCTTTTGATCTACATTAACGACTTCCCAACCGGTGGTTTTCATGCTCCTGGGTTTCAATAAAATCGCTCCACTGAGACGAAGATCCACAGGCATCAACAAGCTTTCAAGGACACGCGTGTAATTTCTTCTTCCGGTATGAAAGTTCATGTAAGGCTGGTTTATCTAATAGCAGTATATGGCCTTTCACGTTTCCCGGAAAAAAAAAGAGTGTGCTTAGGGAGGGAAACGTTTCTCTCTTGGGTGCTGGTGCACCCAAATTGCCAAACAAAGTAATTTCAGAAATGTTCAAAAAATCATGGAATTTGTTGGCAAAAAACTTGATAACGCGTTACACTCGCGTAAAATTTTTGAGGGTGAAACTCGTGGCATTGTCCAGGACAAAGTCTAAAGCGGCACTATATTAGAGGTACTATTCACTCTATATTGTCCTGGACAAAAAAAAAATATGCTCAGGTTTTGTACAGCAGTTTTTTGTTGTCAATTGTTTTTATGACTACACCAATAAGTCAAGTTTGTTCGAAAAACGTTTCAAATATTTTTGACTTTTTCCTGAATTGTTAAAAAATATCCCTGAAATTCATTTATAGGGTTCATCTACAACCAGGTGTATCCTCTATTTTCCGTGTGTTTATATGCTTTTtagatttttctgtttttcttttctttttgagcaGGTGATTTTCTGATTACAAGCACACACATGAGGGTCACAGCCTGCAATGCTAATTAGCAGTACTTTTCTAGCAACGTTTATAGATAACTAAAGAAATTAATACCCCGCAATAAAAAACTAAAGAATCTACACCTATACCTACTTTACTAATAAAAGGTGTGTTTCTGCAACTTTCTCATAAAAAATTCTATCCAAGATGATACTAACTTTTTGTGCGCCTAGAAAAGGAAAAAATGTTTTTGTATAGAAATTCATATGTGGGCCGCACGTTGTGGCCCAGCGAAGCCAGCTCACTTATTTTCCTGCCCATGCGGCTTGGAATTACCGGACGATGCGGCAAATAGTCAGAGCTTCTCACAGGGCACCCTNNNNNNNNNNNNNNNNNNNNNNNNNNNNNNNNNNNNNNNNNNNNNNNNNNNNNNNNNNNNNNNNNNNNNNNNNNNNNNNNNNNNNNNNNNNNNNNNNNNNNNNNNNNNNNNNNNNNNNNNNNNNNNNNNNNNNNNNNNNNNNNNNNNNNNNNNNNNNNNNNNNNNNNNNNNNNNNNNNNNNNNNNNNNNNNNNNNNNNNNNNNNNNNNNNNNNNNNNNNNNNNNNNNNNNNNNNNNNNNNNNNNNNNNNNNNNNNNNNNNNNNNNNNNNNNNNNNNNNNNNNNNNNNNNNNNNNNNNNNNNNNNNNNNNNNNNNNNNNNNNNNNNNNNNNNNNNNNNNNNNNNNNNNNNNNNNNNNNNNNNNNNNNNNNNNNNNNNNNNNNNNNNNNNNNNNNNNNNNNNNNNNNNNNNNNNNNNNNNNNNNNNNNNNNNNNNNNNNNNNNNNNNNNNNNNNNNNNNNNNNNNNNNNNNNNNNNNNNNNNNNNNNNNNNNNNNNNNNNNNNNNNNNNNNNNNNNNNNNNNNNNNNNNNNNNNNNNNNNNNNNNNNNNNNNNNNNNNNNNNNNNNNNNNNNNNNNNNNNNNNNNNNNNNNNNNNNNNNNNNNNNNNNNNNNNNNNNNNNNNNNNNNNNNNNNNNNNNNNNNNNNNNNNNNNNNNNNNNNNNNNNNNNNNNNNNNNNNNNNNNNNNNNNNNNNNNNNNNNNNNNNNNNNNNNNNNNNNNNNNNNNNNNNNNNNNNNNNNNNTTTCTGTTCCTTTCTCCTTTTCTTTCGTGTTTCCTATTTCGTTATTCCCTTCATGTTTatgtttattttttccttttttcttaagttcattttttaaaatgttcagaatttcaattCTTTTTCccattttgaaaaatgtttggaACTTTAAATTTTTGTTCTCATTCTTAAAATTTAAAAAGTTATTAccattttttcaaaaaatgtttatgtttttTCGAAATTGTTAGAGATTTTCAAAATAAGATGGCATTTTTAGAAATCTTTCCAATTCAAAAGATATTCTTGTTTTAGTGAAATTTCACAAATTCAAAATAGTGTTTGTGTTTTAAAGAAACTAATTTTCTTAAATTGTTCTGAATGTTCAAAACATGTTcttgttttaaaaaattgttcacaaattcaaaaaatgttcatattttcctAAATGTTTTATGTTTTCAAAAATTATTTGTGTATTCAAAAAATCATTCAGATTCAAATTTTGTTTGTCTTTTTCCAAAAATCAACGGAATTTTTCTGTTCGCACTTTTGAAAAATGTCGGGATTTCAAAAATAAATCATGTTTCCAAGAATATTCAGTTGTTCTCAATTATTAAAAAATCCAAAAAGTACACAAAAATCAAAAAATGTTTCGAATTTGATGCTACAGTATGTTTTTAAACATTCGCACTAGCCATTGGTTGTTAGCAGGACCCATTTGTTCGAGTGGCTAGGAGAATGTGGTTGAGTTTTTTAGGTCGTGAGTTCGATCCTACAACTCGTCGGGTTCTTTTTTTTGGATTTTACTGGTGCCTTACAAACACAGGTCGTTTTGGTGGCCTACCAGTGGGCTGCCCAGCCACAAACTGTTGTGTGTCCTACGCGCTATTTGAGATAAAAGAGAATATGCTGCTTGgctaaaattgaaaaaaaatatgGGCACATGCCAGTGAAAAGAGAATATGGTGGTTTGACTCTAATTTAAAAACTGCGGTAAGTGGTCGTTTTAGTGTCTGCATGATCCATTTGGATGGCCTCAGTACCAATAACAACAAAAGATGCTCGTTGCACATCTGAAAACGAAAGAAAGATGAACGGGCGTTGCATGCTTTTGTTCATTGTGATAGCTCATCATTCATGCCGAATGGTACGGGCGCTTCATGCTTCATCTGACTTTTGAGACAAGAAGAAAGCACGGTGCACAGGCGCACAAGGAACAATAAAGCTCGATAGGTCCCACTATAATCATGTGGGAGTGGCGGAGTGCCTCCAGTTTTCCACATCTTACTGATAGAAATACAGGTAACTGGGAGGGCAATTCACATGCCACTGATTAAATGCCCATCACATAATTCAGATCTACTGTAGTACATTTTGATGGCCGAGCAGTGAATAACCATCAACCGCAAGCTGGCACcccagaagaagaagaaagaaaatcaAGAATCTAGGGGCACTTGGGGCCTCCCTCCTTGGTCTTCCAGTTGTTGTAGCAGGGGCAGGCGCCCTTGTTGCCGTAGGTGCCCGGCGGCACGCAGAGGCAAGTGGCGCAGCACTTGTTGCAGTAGGTCAGGCACGCCTTCTTGTACTGCGTCCCCGAGCACCGCGACGAGCACTTGGACGAGCACTCTGCACAAACGCCCCCAAAACGTCAGTTTCTTTTttacaaaaaaacaaaaggacCAGGCTAGAAGAAACGCG
It contains:
- the LOC119341422 gene encoding gibberellin-regulated protein 5-like, which codes for MAKISFLLVALLVLAVAFPVEVMGGGNGGAGGGGKLKPWECSSKCSSRCSGTQYKKACLTYCNKCCATCLCVPPGTYGNKGACPCYNNWKTKEGGPKCP